In Nostoc sp. CENA543, a single genomic region encodes these proteins:
- a CDS encoding Uma2 family endonuclease: MTTTIDQAKQQKPLSFEEFLTFYGSDRHYELIDGEVFDLETGLHEEVAAFITTKICVQIDSAGLPWFVLQRGLLRPSNIGMTAFRPDVAVVDRNELTKEPLWSEQSILTLGSSIKLVVEVVSSNWQNDYARKVEDYAVLGIPEYWIADYAGIGGTRHIGKPKQPTLSICTLANGEYEIQQFRGTQNIVSFTFPGLKLTAEQVLRAGR, translated from the coding sequence ATGACTACAACGATAGACCAAGCAAAACAACAAAAGCCCCTGAGTTTTGAAGAGTTTCTCACCTTTTATGGTAGCGATCGCCATTATGAACTGATCGATGGAGAAGTATTTGACTTGGAAACTGGACTGCATGAAGAGGTTGCAGCTTTCATTACCACCAAGATTTGCGTTCAGATTGACAGCGCAGGCTTACCTTGGTTTGTTCTTCAGCGAGGACTATTGCGCCCTTCTAACATCGGTATGACAGCATTTCGACCTGACGTTGCAGTTGTTGATAGAAATGAACTCACCAAAGAACCACTGTGGTCTGAACAATCAATTCTGACCCTTGGTAGTTCAATTAAGTTGGTGGTAGAAGTTGTTAGTAGTAACTGGCAAAATGACTATGCCCGGAAAGTTGAAGACTACGCGGTTTTAGGTATTCCCGAATACTGGATTGCAGATTATGCAGGTATTGGTGGTACTCGACACATTGGCAAACCCAAACAACCCACCCTCTCTATCTGTACCCTAGCGAATGGAGAATATGAAATTCAACAGTTTCGGGGTACTCAAAACATCGTCTCTTTCACCTTTCCAGGGTTAAAACTAACGGCTGAACAGGTGTTGAGGGCAGGTAGGTAA